tgctctcatgcatactgctaacacattttccataccactctgccaaggcaacacagtggaccagttcttctgtgaagttccccagatcctcaagctctcctgctcagactcctacctcagggaagctgggcttcttgtggttagtggctgtttaacatttgggtgtttcattttcattgtgctgtcctatgtgcagatcttcactgctgtgctgaggatcccctctgagcagggacgacacaaagccttttccatgtgcctccctcacctggctgtggtctgccTCTTTGTGACCACTGGCCTGTTTGCATACCTGAGGCccgcctccatctcctccccagctctcaatctggtggtggccgttctgtacgcggtggtgcctccagcaatgaatcctgtcatctacagcatgaggaacaaggagctcaaggaggcactgaagaaactggttcaacttcttctagttcagcagcaataagctgcccatctctcctcacaagccatttccagttcatctcaggcaactcttgtgctttgggagttctgtctgcGATAGTCACgtttgtgaacaaatgtttgaattcatcccacctctccagaggcactaACCCTGTCCGTCTGACCCaggggctttgtgtaaatctgctgagcactgtgtcagagctggcctcccttgcagcatctctgtaacaaaaggggatttcatcagtacactgcctgaagcctgggctcttcttccaaagtggggGCCAAGAATGCGCTCGGGGAATTGCACCCAAAATGGCCCTGCtgtcatgcctgggttttccatgggctaaggaggatgtgctcatagggtgatgtgtgagggaatgagggctggattcagccctcacttgtgggttcccagtggccctggggagtgtgagtgctcaagaggtatctgctgggggctgtctcaaatattagaggggtGGTGAGAGAGGCCCATcctctggaaggcaatatggagccaccaggtgagcagaggggatctccagggacagcatgtgcctgggatgggcagtgagtggatatTCACAAAactaagtggagtcacccaaagtcaagggccaaaccaaggtatgcaccaaatcagggctctgcaatctcaggagaggcagtggggactcatcaggcacagggaaggcagcctcaagggtggttcatgtcacctacaatgaaaagtCATGGCTGCATCTAATGACCCACCTggccccatcctgagccattggaaatgccttgtgattgctctgagcatcttccacagccacagacgcctggggagggggttgtcaggtgcagtgatgctggaccagccgggtctgccctgaccagcacggcaaATGTCGAGTCACCCTGGCGTcccacagcccactcgccctgcagagcagcaccgccagcccagggagcacagtggaggggtgcaggttggctgggcaggccagcatggacacactgacctggggaaaggctctcttgggagcagggacgtctgttgagaagagcaaaggaacaattgtgtgcttgcagggaggaagaaatgaaaacctgcttctatgtgtgtcagctcagggcaggctgctctgtcactggacactttcactaactgaatccgttcattgtatcatatatcattgttccttccctttccactgttttccagtttccaaccgaTGTTGAGGAACCTTgatgttctgtttgagaaagctgtcgagttgatgcaaggttaccccaagtgatactgatggattaaatggtgaaaaaaaaaaaaaaaggctttgtttgTTCAGCtgtatgagaagttaaccagtaagtctgcgtggtgatttggtcaaaagcataggtcacattacaatggcttttgttgccttccatgtctggagtacccatctcactctaTTGTcaaaaccatgtgcagcttcccatccagtgtgttgtTACACAGAGcgacatttagactaactttagctctttcggttagtgtaacattattgcctactatcagtccttgacctcgtgctattacagataaTGCTGctcttgtaactatagttttgaagatgggttgtgactgatcttcaatacctgagttgtcccatgggcaacgtgaaaaggcagaacgtgttagagacacgtttcaggtgtgttttccagtt
The DNA window shown above is from Apteryx mantelli isolate bAptMan1 chromosome 11, bAptMan1.hap1, whole genome shotgun sequence and carries:
- the LOC136993139 gene encoding olfactory receptor 14A16-like → MSNSSSLNEFLLLAFADTRELQLLHFLLFLGIYLAALLGNGLIITAVACDHHLHTPMYFFLLNLSVLDLGTISTTVPKSMANSLWDTRAISYSGCAAQVFSFFFLISAEFYLLTVMAYDRYVAICRPLHYETLMGSRACVRMAAAAWASGFLHALMHTANTFSIPLCQGNTVDQFFCEVPQILKLSCSDSYLREAGLLVVSGCLTFGCFIFIVLSYVQIFTAVLRIPSEQGRHKAFSMCLPHLAVVCLFVTTGLFAYLRPASISSPALNLVVAVLYAVVPPAMNPVIYSMRNKELKEALKKLVQLLLVQQQ